AGTCCAAGTACTCCTCAAATTCGACAAGTTGTTGGGAGTATAGTTTGGGTATGTTGGTGTTGGGGTGACGGACCGCAAAGTTGTTCCAATTTGGCACTTCTGCCAACAAGTCTAGTTTGGAGAGGGTGTCAACCCCAAAAATGGTGGTGGCAATATCTTCACACAATATACACAACACCCAGATATCATAGAACTTGGTATCGATGATCTCGTTGATGAGTTTGGCTGGCTCGTCGAGGTCGTTGGCGACGGTGTGGTTGATTTCGTCGAGTGTTCTGGTTGTTTGGTCGATAAGGAGCGGGAGTGTGTTTGTGGGCGATGCATGGAAGGAAGTGGTGATGATGCCTCCTCTGCCATACCCCTGTTCTGTCGGCAAGGCAAGTTTATTCTTGTGGGCAAGGACAAGGACAATTCCGAGTGATATGGGGTCTGTGGGGATAATCATGCCCTTGCAATTGAACACGTTGTGAACAGCCACTGTGAACTCTTCCAGAAACGGGTAATTTGGCCCTTTGTGTGGCAACCTTTCATCTTTATAGGTGACTAGCGGAACAACATCGAATAGAGATTTGATGGTGGCGGGTACATTCattgttggttttggtggtttaaaagaaattttttttttcgtgCATTCTAAAAATATATACTAGAGATCATCGGTGGCGACCAAATCGATTGCCATATCGTACCATGTAGTTCCAGCATATTTACACTCACTCTCGCCGAGGTTGTTGAATCCGATTTTTTCGTAGAACGGGATCAAATTTTCCTTGTTGATTATCACAATCTGGTCGCCTACGTCTTGGTTGGATAATTTTTGGATATAGTCATGCAATAACAATGCACCCAAGTTTTTGCCTCTCCAGTCGGGGTGGATGACTACGGAATGGATACCTATATTTCGGGAGCTTTCGATGTGGCCAGAACCCGGGGTTTCTTTCGATGGCAATTGCATGGAAGCGTCGGTGATTTTGGTCGAGGCGATTTTTGTAGCAATGACATGGCCAATCAAAGTTTCTTTGAGGACAGAGGAGTGGGAGGGCAAttcgtcgtcgtcgtcgtctTCGTCCTGGTGTTGTTTCTGGAGTTTTTCAGCGACTTCAGGCAAGTTGATAGCATTGTATTTGTAGTCGTACTCTCTGACAAACAAGCCAGCACACAATTCAGGGGCCACCGTCAAGCGGTAGTTGAACTTTTCACGGGAACATCTTTCTTCGGGTGGGAAACCTTTAGCCTCTAACTCGACACACTGGTCGATGTCTTGGATAGTGAGTGGTCTTATAGACAAGTTTGGTGGGAAATCGGACATGGTGGGGAAAAGAATAAAGTTTGGTGGATgggtaaaaaaaagtgtTGAACTTCTCACGCGAGTGGGAAAAAAAGGTAGTTCACCAAGATCAAAAAGAGAACCCAGAGGAAACTGATGCGCGGGAGTAGCACCTTGATAAGTGTTCGTCTGCCAGCGTGCGCGAAACAGTAAACTTCGGAATGTCACAGGTAATCGGTGCTTAATATATGTTAAATGTGCTAAGTATGTCCGTATCAATCTACGTGGTATGACAATACTaagaatttaaatataaaaagataatttattgactaaatacaaaataaatatgaCTATTATTTATCTTTCAATCTAATTCGACCTTGGGAATATCAGGTGTTCGCTGTCTATTCTCCAACACTTGAACCTCCTTTCTAGAAaaagtgatgatgaaaatattttcttgagtgaaaatttttcactgtCGACAACGAGTGCTCAAcagaaaatatttcatcTTGTGTCGGGTAAAATTAGCTTGGAAGACCTACCCTATAGCGAACAATAAGTCGCAGTGAAAAGCCAGGAAGAGAAATGAAAGATATTGACGATATAGAGACCGAGTTTCAGTAGACACTTTTAGTGGGCGTAATGAAACTATCGTGTACTAGGACTAATTGTCACAAATATTTCCCGagaagaaaattttcacATTTCCTGACCATGGATTCCAGCTCCAGTGTGTGTCCCAGAATGCAAGCGAGTTCCAGTTTATGATAGAGTGCAGAGAGTTCGACAAGTCCCAGATATATGAAATGTGTGAACAAGATAGATTTGTAAGCCGAGAATGAAAGAGTATAGATGCCCCAGCCACAGAGATACGGTACTGTTAGCCCGGGAGATGACATATTTCAACCAGAAAAGACACGATGAGGTGGGGACGTACCTGGCCAAGCAATTATTCCATACAAGCCGGACTACGGGGGTGGTATTTTTTCTGGATCAGCAATTTGGTTGTTGGTGTGGCGATGGCTAGTGAGTGTGGGGTTGTTCTAGAGCTCAAGGTGCAGCAATGTGTTTGAGCCACTGACGACGTTTACGAAGGCCGATTATTGTGGTTATTCTTGCATCGAGGAATATGGGAGTTGAAGTGATATGGTGGGACGTGGATTATGCAAGACCCTTTTGGTGAACTATGCGGTGGTGGGGTCAGTGGTGGAAGTACAAACTGAGGCTGACAAATAACTTGGTGATTCTGTTGGGggtattgttgatgaataGCGTGCTGAGTCGACCAAACCAGTGTGGTTGTTTCCCAGTCTAACACGTACATTTACTATGTGGAGTACCTCTTGTTGGTGGTTGCACTAGTGGTTCCGGCAAAAACCCAGGCCATTGAGTTTGCTGAGGAGAAGAGTTATATGATGGATACGAGTTCAGATATATCACTACCAACCCCAAGATGTCGAGTACTGTTACGACCCTGAACCACTAGCCATACCCTGTCAGATGTGGCCGGTCARCCATGTGGGGCTCAATGATGATGGGAGTATGGTTGTGTTGGTGAGTACTAGACAGGGTGTCATACAGGGTTATGACAAGCGGGAGTTGAAGTGGACACTGTCGGTGCACTTTCGAGGTAAAGTGTTGGAGTCGTTTTTCAGGCGGAGAACTGTGCCGGGGTTTTTAGCACGTAAAATGATTAGAAAGAGGAGGGGCAGTGATGCGTCRATGTCGTCGGTAAATTCGCTGATCAATGCGAACTTTCCGCCACCAATACAGATGAARTCGTTTGGACAGAAACARCGTGAGAGGACTAGTAGGGAAGAGTTTGTGATGGTCATGGATAGTGGGGAGATACTTGTTGTGTCGTGTAATGATGGGAAAGTACAGAGTTATGATGTGAAGCAGCAGTTGGTCTGTGCAATAAAGATAAGAACACCAAGGGTGATGGATAGAATTGTTGTGCAGACGAAGGAGTTGGATATTATTGTGGTGAACATYGTCAAYAACAGCATGAAGAGCAGAAAGCTAGAGGTGGCGCCCCTGAAACTGTGTGGGATATTTCCGGTTGAGTTTGTGGGGTTCTTTRTACGTGTTGACGGGTTAGAGTGTCAGCTTATAGATGTGAACACGGGGGTGGTCATSAAACTGTTTGGGGTCGGGAATATGAAGGTGAACTCGTTGAGGGTGTCGTATCCTGAGCCGCTGCATTGTCGGTTTTGTGGGAGTGCTGCGATCTCATCGTTCAGTGTGGTATATGAGATAGAAGGGGTGGTAGTGGTKCACACGTTCAGGGTAGATAAGAAAGCAATATGYTTGAGAGTTGAGAGAGATCCCAGGGAAATCCGATGTGTTGGGTTTGGTGGTGCAGAGGAGAAGGTCGACTGGTATGAGAATGTTGTTGGGTATGAAGTAACCTCTGTCAATCTGATGATCGGGGTGGTACAGAAGAGTAGTGGGTTAAGAAATAGGAAAGTCAAGCAAGCCAAGGAGTATGAGCTTATGGTGGTTAGTTTGGGGAGTGGCAAAGCCGAGTATTACGAGTATAAGGTTGATGGTGTGTTGTGGGGGGTTGAGCGGTACGGCCACAAGTCGGTGATACTCAACCAGGGGAGAAGAATGGAGGTTGTGTATGTAGGGAATAGCAAGCTAGTTGATTAATAGAAGGAGGATAAGTAGACGAGTTGAGAAAATGTAAGCAGAAAAATACGCAGTCATAAAAAAACTCGTggccaaaaaaaatggtcCACTAATCTTTTCCAACAACAGCCAGGGGTTATCCCAGGCAACCACAAAATAGGGTAATCSCTGAATATGCTAGACAATCAAGCTATATCACCATTTCCAGATCTTTTTCATAAGAACCATGAAAGTTAGATGGTCAAATCTGTTTCCCATGtgattcaaatatttgGCGGTTCTACAAGGAAGCTGGAAATGATTCATATAACAAATTATACAAGTGCCTATAAAAGAGTGCTGAGGTATTTGAATCCGAGTGGATGTTTAATATTTGGGTTATTTTAAGTTKTTGSGAAGKAATAATTTCAGGTCCAATCTGTGTGCATCTTSACTATACTGTTTGCAATGTCAAATAATCAAAGCTATTCCTTAAAAAACCAACTTTACAAAGCCAAAGGTGAAGTTTTAAAATTACAAAGAATTTTGAGAACCTCTCAAAACGAGGTGGACAGATTGAATGATAATTTGGATAGGGTATATGATGAAAAACAGGATGTGATAGATGACTTGGAGTCATTGAAAAGACGGTTTTCAGAACTTAAAAGGAACtatgaaaaaatttcccGACAGAAAGAATTTTATCAACGATGTTACCAGAACTGTGAGGCTGTTTTGAATAATGATGGGAGTGCCAGAAAGAACCAATCATTAAAGGGGGTCTTTTAGTGGTTATTCCGTTCACCGCCACCAGCAGTGATAGAAAGAAGAGGagtatttttctttcaaaaaaaaaaagagaaaaaaaagaatatatttataKTACTAATATATACACATTAACACAGTGATGATAGAAACTAGATTTTTACTCTCGAAATTGGTCAAATTTTCACCSAAAAAAATAYGTRGCCAAGAGGGGGGCACGAGTTTgtctaacttcttggtggttttttttaacGAAAAAGGCATATATGAACTATATATAATACACCAGTGCACTATATACAAACGATATTCGACCTATAAGTTGGTATTTAGCATCAAAAGAGGTCTGCTGACTCTTAGGAATTGAGTATTACCCAATGGAAGTAGATTTGTTaccaaaaaattaatttagcaagtaatattttcaataaaagttaatttttgaatttttccccttttct
This genomic stretch from Candida albicans SC5314 chromosome 1, complete sequence harbors:
- the SAM35 gene encoding SAM complex subunit (Predicted component of the sorting and assembly machinery (SAM complex) of the mitochondrial outer membrane, involved in protein import into mitochondria), which gives rise to MNVPATIKSLFDVVPLVTYKDERLPHKGPNYPFSEEFTVAVHNVFNCKGMIIPTDPISLGIVLVLAHKNKLALPTEQGYGRGGIITTSFHASPTNTLPLLIDQTTRTLDEINHTVANDLDEPAKLINEIIDTKFYDIWVLCILCEDIATTIFGVDTLSKLDLLAEVPNWNNFAVRHPNTNIPKLYSQQLVEFEEYLDLLESYDHPIINLKLAGYIIVINQLLSSTRLGKIVCTKHALLSRSYSLLNLHTTI
- a CDS encoding polyamine acetyltransferase (Putative polyamine acetyltransferase; acetylates polyamines (e.g. putrescine, spermidine, spermine) and aralkylamines (e.g. tryptamine, phenylethylamine); Spider biofilm repressed) — encoded protein: MSDFPPNLSIRPLTIQDIDQCVELEAKGFPPEERCSREKFNYRLTVAPELCAGLFVREYDYKYNAINLPEVAEKLQKQHQDEDDDDDELPSHSSVLKETLIGHVIATKIASTKITDASMQLPSKETPGSGHIESSRNIGIHSVVIHPDWRGKNLGALLLHDYIQKLSNQDVGDQIVIINKENLIPFYEKIGFNNLGESECKYAGTTWYDMAIDLVATDDL
- a CDS encoding uncharacterized protein (Protein of unknown function; Spider biofilm repressed); translated protein: MWPVXHVGLNDDGSMVVLVSTRQGVIQGYDKRELKWTSSVHFRGKVLESFFRRRTVPGFLARKMIRKRRGSDASMSSVNSSINANFPPPIQMKSFGQKQRERTSREEFVMVMDSGEILVVSCNDGKVQSYDVKQQLVCAIKIRTPRVMDRIVVQTKELDIIVVNIVNNSMKSRKLEVAPSKSCGIFPVEFVGFFXRVDGLECQLIDVNTGVVXKSFGVGNMKVNSLRVSYPEPSHCRFCGSAAISSFSVVYEIEGVVVVHTFRVDKKAICLRVERDPREIRCVGFGGAEEKVDWYENVVGYEVTSVNSMIGVVQKSSGLRNRKVKQAKEYELMVVSLGSGKAEYYEYKVDGVLWGVERYGHKSVILNQGRRMEVVYVGNSKLVD
- a CDS encoding uncharacterized protein (Protein of unknown function; transcript detected on high-resolution tiling arrays), which codes for MSNNQSYSLKNQLYKAKGEVLKLQRILRTSQNEVDRLNDNLDRVYDEKQDVIDDLESLKRRFSELKRNYEKISRQKEFYQRCYQNCEAVLNNDGSARKNQSLKGVF